GCGGGTGTTCAGCGCGTGGGCCACCTCGCGCCGCACCGAGGCGATCAATTCCTGCTCATCCATCCAGGGGAAGGTCTCCACGTCCACCAGTCTGTCCAACAGGGGGGCCGGGAAGCCGTGGGTCTGTCTGGGTCTTGCCATGTCATGGCCTCATGACGAAGGGGGTTTCATGCCGAGCAGGGAGTGGATGGCTTCCAGGTTGGAGCTGTCGGGGACGAGCTCCGCGAGGAGCTGGCCGAGCGGCATCTGGCCCCAGCTCACGGCGCGTTGGACGAGGTAGGCCACGGGGCTGTGGGGCTCGGTGCGCCGCAGGTAGTCGGAGGCGAGGGTCAGGAGTTGGTACGCCTCCTCCCGGCTGTGGATGGGGCGTGCGGGCCGTCCCGGTGCTGGAGCCGGCCCGGGCACCTGCGTGTCCGGGGGGGCCTCGGCGGCCGGTGCTTCGGGCTCCTCCTGCTGGGCGCTGGCACGCAGCGTGGTGAGCAGTGCCTGGAGGTCGCCGAGCACGGCGTGGGTGCGGCGGAGCACCGCGCTGGTACGTCCCAGTCGCGAGTCGAGCGACTGCTCCAGCGCGGAGCCGGCTTCGAGCGCGGCGGCCACCTGCTGGAGGAGCAGGTCGACGGTTGACGCCGGCATCAGGGCGGCGGCGGCCAGGAAGGTCTCCCGGGTGGGGGGACCGCCAGGGGCGCCGTGGGCGTCCGTCCGCTCCTCCTCGGGTGCGTCCTGGCGTGCACCTCGTTGCTTCTGCCGGTGGAGGAGTTGCTGCCAGTCCGCGAAGTCATGCGTCACGCCCCCGGGCGCCCGTGGCTTGACGAGGGGCACCTTGCCGAGAATGAGGGGAAGCCTGTCATCGAGCCACGCCAGGGGAGCGAGCCTGGCCTCCACGTCGTCGTCCTCGAGGGCTGGCCAGAGCGAGTCCCAGAAGCGCTCCAACAGCGCGGTGGTGAGCCGCAACCCTCGCGCCACGCCCGGGAAGCCCTGCTGTTTCCCCCAGGCCTCGGTGAGCCAGGCGGCGAGCTGCAGGTCCTTGGAGTCGTGCGCCAGGGCCTGCTGGCAGAGCTCGGCCACCTGGGCCCAGTTGGCGCGCTTGAGCGGGGTCTGCCAGACGCCCTGGGGCAGCGTGGGGTCATCCTCGCGGCGCGCCTCGCGGATCTGATCATAGAGCGGCTCGTAGCGCAGGCTGCGTCCCGAGGGTTCGTCGGGCGAGAGCGGCCTCAGCAGTGGCTCGAGCTCCAGTGGAGGGGAGGAATGCATGTCGTCCATGGCTAGGGGCTCGGGGAGGAGGGGGGCGGTGGGGCGTCATCGAAGGAGGGCTCTCCCGCCTTGGAAGGTTGGGGCGGAGGGGCATCGTCGAAGACGGCGGGCTGGGGAGGCCTGGGGGCCGGGCGGCGCCGGGCGGCAGCGGCCTTCCGCGGAGGCGGGTCCTCGGGCGGCGGCTCCACCACCGCCACCGGAGGCGGAGCAGGAGGGAGGGGTTGCTCGTGGCCTCGTGCTCCCTTCCACAGCACGCCCAGGACGAGCGCCGCGAGCAGCACGCACGCCGCGAGTGCTCCCTTGAGCAGGGTGGCGCCCCGCTGTCTGGCGCGCGCGGCCTCGACATCCAGGCTGGCCAGTCCGCTCTCGGGGAAGGCCTTGCGCTCCAGCAGGTGGGTGACGAAGGCCGGCGAGCGCGGTGGGGCGCCAGGGCTGGTGGTGCCTTCCGCCTCGGGGTCCCCGCAGAAGTAGAGGCCGCGCAGCAGCGTGGGCTGGATGAAGACGGAGGACTGGAAGAGGACGTCGAACAGCCGCCGCACCGGCCCGGCCAGCGCACGCAGCTCGGACGGGAAGAGGAAGGCGGACTCCCGGTCCGGTTGCTTGCCGCGCCCGTCCGCGA
The sequence above is drawn from the Archangium gephyra genome and encodes:
- the tssA gene encoding type VI secretion system protein TssA, producing MDDMHSSPPLELEPLLRPLSPDEPSGRSLRYEPLYDQIREARREDDPTLPQGVWQTPLKRANWAQVAELCQQALAHDSKDLQLAAWLTEAWGKQQGFPGVARGLRLTTALLERFWDSLWPALEDDDVEARLAPLAWLDDRLPLILGKVPLVKPRAPGGVTHDFADWQQLLHRQKQRGARQDAPEEERTDAHGAPGGPPTRETFLAAAALMPASTVDLLLQQVAAALEAGSALEQSLDSRLGRTSAVLRRTHAVLGDLQALLTTLRASAQQEEPEAPAAEAPPDTQVPGPAPAPGRPARPIHSREEAYQLLTLASDYLRRTEPHSPVAYLVQRAVSWGQMPLGQLLAELVPDSSNLEAIHSLLGMKPPSS